CCGCTCGGCGTCGAACTCAAGCGCAACGTCAAAGAGGCGTGGTGGCGCGAGATGGTGCAATATCGCAGCGACGTGATGGGGCTGGACTCCGCGATTTTTCAGCATCCGCGCACCTGGGAAGCGTCGGGGCATCTGCAGAATTTCACCGACCCGATGGTCGATTGCAGGGAATGCCAGCAGCGTTTTCGCGCCGACAAGATCGAGGGCGACAAATGTCCCGAGTGCGGCGGCGAGCTCACCGAGGCGCGCAACTTCAACTTGATGTTCAAAACTTTCATGGGACCGGTCGAAGATACCGCGGCGACAGTTTACCTCAGGCCCGAAACCGCGCAGGGAATTTTTTCGAATTTCGAAAACGTAGTCGATACGCAACGCGTCAAGCTGCCGTTCGGCGTCGCGCAGCAGGGCAAATCGTTCCGCAACGAAATCACCACCGAGAACTTCATTTTCCGCACCCGCGAATTCGAGCAGATGGAGATGGAGTTCTTCGTTAAGCCCGATCCTGCGGAAGAAGAAAAATGGTACCGCTATTGGGTTGATTTCCGCTTCAACTGGCACGTCAAATTCGGCATCAAGGCGGACCATCTGCGCCGCCGCGAGCACGCGACCGACGAGCTCTCGCATTATTCGAGCGGCACGACCGATATCGAGTTTTTGTATCCGTTCGGATGGGGCGAGCTCGAGGGCGTCGCCAAGCGCGGCAGCTTCGATCTCGATCAGCATGCCAAGTTCAGCGGCAAGCCCCTTACCTATTTCGACGAGGAAGCGAAAGCGCGCTACCGGCCGTGGGTGATCGAGCCTGCGCTTGGCGTCGATCGCGCGATGCTCGCATTTTTGCTCGACGCCTACGATGAAGACGTCGTCGAGGAGGAATCGCGAATCGTGCTGCGGCTCGACCCGCGGCTCGCGCCGATCAAGGTCGCGGTGTACCCGCTGCTCAGAAAAGCCGGGCAGCCGGAAAAGGCGATCGCGGTGCGCGATACGCTGAAGCGGCACTTCACGGTGGCGTACGATCAGGCCGGGTCGATCGGGCGACGCTATCGCCGGCAGGACGAAGTCGGCACGCCGTATGGCGTCACGATCGATCATCAGACGATGGACGATGATACGGTAACCTTGCGCGATCGCGATTCGATGTCGCAGGAACGGGTGCCGATCACGCGCCTGGTGGAAGAAATAAGCGATCGGATCGGCTGGACAAAGTAACCGCGCCGGCATCCGCGCCGCGCGCGCGGAGGTTTGCGCCCGGTGCTGCTGAGGCCGGTTCATGAACGAATTATGATCGCGAGAGTCTGCAACGCGGAACGCGCGAGACGGGAGCAACGATAAGATGGGTCGCATTCATCCTGAGATATTTTTCTTCGGCGCGGGCGTCGCGGAAGGACGCGCGTCGATGCGCAATCTGCTCGGCGGCAAGGGCGCCAACCTGTCCGAGATGGCGTCGCTCAAATTGCCGGTGCCGCCCGGCTTCACGATTTCGACTGAGGTCTGCAACTACTTCTACGATCACGGCCACAAGTATCCGAAGGGCCTCGCGGACGGCGTCGCGAAGAGCGTCGCGCGAGTCGAAAAAGCGCTGGGCCGCAAATTCGGCGACGCGCAAAATCCGCTGCTCGTTTCGGTTCGCTCCGGCGCGCGCGTGTCGATGCCGGGCATGATGGACACCGTGCTCAATCTCGGACTCACCGACGAAACCGTGCAGGGCCTCGAAAAGGTCAGCGGCAATCCGCGCTTTGCGTGGGACTCGTATCGGCGCTTCTGCCAGATGTTCGGCGACGTCGTGCTGGGATTGAAGCCGGAGGACAAAAACGCCGCCGACCCGTTCGAGGAAATAATCGACCACAAGAAAATCACGCGCGGCGTCAAGCAGGACACCGATCTCAACGTCGATGACTTGCAGGAACTGGTCAGCGAATTTCGCGCGCTGATCCGGAGCCGCGTCGGGTGCGACATCCCGCAGGATCCGAACGAGCAGCTATGGATGGCGATTGGCGCGGTGTTCGGTTCGTGGAACAACGATCGCGCGATCGCTTATCGGCGCATCAATAATATTCCGGGCGACTGGGGCACCGCGGTCACAGTGCAGTCGATGGTGTTCGGCAACCTCGGCGACGACTGCGCAACTGGCGTCGCATTCACGCGCGATCCGGGCACCGGCGAAAAAGGAATCTACGGCGAGTTTTTGCCCAACGCGCAGGGCGAGGATGTCGTCGCGGGAATCCGCACCGGGCGCTACATCAGCATCAAGGCGAGCCGCGTATGGGCCGAGCGCAGCGGCATCAGCGAAGCTGAGCGCGCATCGAACTTCTCGACGCTCGAAGAGAGCTTCCCCGCGGTTTACAAGGAGTTCCTCAAGATCTCGAACCAGCTTGAACGACATTTTCGCGATTGCCAGGACATGGAGTTCACGATCGAGCGCAACCGCCTCTTCATGCTGCAGACCCGCACGGGCAAGCGCACGGCCGAAGCGGCGGTGCGGATCGCGGTCGATATGGCGGACGAGAAACTGATCGATCGCAAGACGGCGCTGAGGCGCGTCGAGCCCGAACAACTCGAACAGTTCCTGCATCCGCGGCTCGACCCCGGCGCGAAGAAGAACGTGATCGCGCGCGGATTGCCGGCGTCGCCGGGCGCCGTGAATGGCGAGGTGGTGTTTTCCGCCGATGAAGCCGTGGCAGTCGCGGCATCCGGCCGCAAAGTGATCCTGGTGCGCGTCGAAACTTCGCCTGAAGACATCCACGGGATGAACGTGGCGGAAGGAATTTTAACTGCGCGCGGCGGGATGACGAGCCACGCGGCGGTGGTCGCGCGCGGGATGGGCAAGTGCTGCGTCGCGGGATGCTCGGCGCTCGAAATTGATTACGGCGCGGGCACGATGTCGGCGAACGGGGCAGTGATCCGGCGCGGCGAGTACATCACGCTCGACGGCTCGGCGGGCGAGGTGATCGCGGGACGCGTCGCGACCGTCGATCCTGAGATGCCGCCGTTTTTTAAGAAATTTTTGTCGTGGGCGGACAAGGAACGCCGCCTGGGCGTTCGCGCCAATGCCGATACGCCGCACGACGCGAGGGTCGCGCGCGATTTCGGCGCTGAAGGAATCGGGCTTTGCCGCACCGAGCACATGTTTTTCGAACCGGAACGAATCGAAGCGGTGCGCGAGATGATCATGGCGGAGAACGCGAAGCAGCGGGGCAAAGCGCTAGCGAAGATTCTACCGATGCAGCGCGGCGACTTTGCCGGAATTCTGAAAGAGATGGCCGGATTGCCGGTCACGATTCGATTACTCGATCCGCCGCTGCACGAATTTCTGCCGCGCGAGGAGGACGAGATACGCGACCTGGCGATCAAGATCGGCACCACGCCCGAGCATCTGAAGCAGGTGCGCGAGAGTCTCTTCGAGTTCAACCCGATGTTGGGCCATCGCGGTTCGCGCCTCGGCATCAGCTATCCGGAAATATACAAGGCGCAGGCGCGCGCGATCCTCGAGGCGGCGTGCGAGTTGCGCAAGCAGAATGTCAAGGCGATGCCTGAAATCATGCTGCCGCTGATCGGCGAGCGCAAGGAATTCGAGATTCTCGCCTCGGAGATTCGCGAAGTCGCGGCCGAAGTTTTCAAGGAGCAGGGCGTCAAGGTGGCGTACACGATCGGCACAATGATCGAAGTGCCGCGAGCGTGCGTGACCGCCGATCAGATCGGTGCGGTGGCCGAGTTCTTTTCATTCGGCACCAACGATTTGACGCAGATGACGTACGGAATTTCGCGCGACGACTCCGGGAAATTTCTCGACGACTACGTGCGCCGCGAGATTTACAAGAAAGACCCGTTCCAGGAACTCGATCCGAACGGCGTCGGCGAGCTGATGCGAATCGGCATCGAGCGCGGACGCAAGGCGAACAAGTCGCTGAAGATCGGCATCTGCGGCGAGCACGGGGGCGATCCAGCGAGCGTCAAGCTGTGTCATCGGCTCGGGCTCGACTACGTATCGTGCTCGCCGTACCGGATCCCGGTCGCGCGGCTCGCCGCGGCGCAGGCTGCGATCGAAGCGACGCAGACGAAGAAGGAATTCAAGGACGTGTAGCGAGGCGCGAGCGCGGCGGCTCTCTACTCGGCGTATTTTTTTTCGAGCGCCTGGTATTCGTCCACGCCCATCAGCCGCACGAAATCGCCGAACACATTTGATTTCGTACCGACGCTGAGTTGCCCCGTGCGCTTCAGCTCGATCATCAATGAGCGCATCGTGTCGAACGCCGCGAGCATCGTTCCGATGTGAATCGTCAGCTTGAATGGATATTTTTTCAGCTCGTCGAGCGGCAGCAGATCGCCATTGTACACCAGCGGCAAGTCGCCGATTTTTTCGGCGTACAAGCGCAAGTCGTCGAGCGTCTTGATGCCATCGACGAAAATCAAATCGGCGCCTGCTGCTCGATAGGCGCGAGCGCGGCGCTCGACGTCGTCCCATCCGTTGACTTGCAGGGCGTCGGTGCGCGCGATGATCACCAGGTCGCGATCGCGCCGCGCGTCGCAGGCCGCGCGCACTTTCGGCGCCATCGCGTCCATCGCGATCACCTGCTTGCCCGCAAGGAAGCCGCATCGCTTCGGAAAAACCTGGTCTTCGATATGCAACGCCGACGCGCCCGCGTCTTCGTATTCGCGAACGGTGCGCCACACGTTGAGCGGATTGCCGTAGCCAGTGTCGGCGTCGCAGATCACCGGCACATCGACGGCTTGCGAAATCGCGCGCGCGTTCGCGACCATCTCGGTCATCGTGAGCAAGCCGAGATCGGGGTATCCCCTGGCTGCTGCGGTGCCGAAACCGGTCATATAGACCGCGTCGAAGCCGGCGCTTGCCGCGAGCTTCGCCTGCAGGCAAT
The nucleotide sequence above comes from Candidatus Binatus sp.. Encoded proteins:
- a CDS encoding glycine--tRNA ligase, with the translated sequence MEKIVNLCKRRGIVFPTSDIYGGLGSTFDYGPLGVELKRNVKEAWWREMVQYRSDVMGLDSAIFQHPRTWEASGHLQNFTDPMVDCRECQQRFRADKIEGDKCPECGGELTEARNFNLMFKTFMGPVEDTAATVYLRPETAQGIFSNFENVVDTQRVKLPFGVAQQGKSFRNEITTENFIFRTREFEQMEMEFFVKPDPAEEEKWYRYWVDFRFNWHVKFGIKADHLRRREHATDELSHYSSGTTDIEFLYPFGWGELEGVAKRGSFDLDQHAKFSGKPLTYFDEEAKARYRPWVIEPALGVDRAMLAFLLDAYDEDVVEEESRIVLRLDPRLAPIKVAVYPLLRKAGQPEKAIAVRDTLKRHFTVAYDQAGSIGRRYRRQDEVGTPYGVTIDHQTMDDDTVTLRDRDSMSQERVPITRLVEEISDRIGWTK
- the ppdK gene encoding pyruvate, phosphate dikinase — its product is MGRIHPEIFFFGAGVAEGRASMRNLLGGKGANLSEMASLKLPVPPGFTISTEVCNYFYDHGHKYPKGLADGVAKSVARVEKALGRKFGDAQNPLLVSVRSGARVSMPGMMDTVLNLGLTDETVQGLEKVSGNPRFAWDSYRRFCQMFGDVVLGLKPEDKNAADPFEEIIDHKKITRGVKQDTDLNVDDLQELVSEFRALIRSRVGCDIPQDPNEQLWMAIGAVFGSWNNDRAIAYRRINNIPGDWGTAVTVQSMVFGNLGDDCATGVAFTRDPGTGEKGIYGEFLPNAQGEDVVAGIRTGRYISIKASRVWAERSGISEAERASNFSTLEESFPAVYKEFLKISNQLERHFRDCQDMEFTIERNRLFMLQTRTGKRTAEAAVRIAVDMADEKLIDRKTALRRVEPEQLEQFLHPRLDPGAKKNVIARGLPASPGAVNGEVVFSADEAVAVAASGRKVILVRVETSPEDIHGMNVAEGILTARGGMTSHAAVVARGMGKCCVAGCSALEIDYGAGTMSANGAVIRRGEYITLDGSAGEVIAGRVATVDPEMPPFFKKFLSWADKERRLGVRANADTPHDARVARDFGAEGIGLCRTEHMFFEPERIEAVREMIMAENAKQRGKALAKILPMQRGDFAGILKEMAGLPVTIRLLDPPLHEFLPREEDEIRDLAIKIGTTPEHLKQVRESLFEFNPMLGHRGSRLGISYPEIYKAQARAILEAACELRKQNVKAMPEIMLPLIGERKEFEILASEIREVAAEVFKEQGVKVAYTIGTMIEVPRACVTADQIGAVAEFFSFGTNDLTQMTYGISRDDSGKFLDDYVRREIYKKDPFQELDPNGVGELMRIGIERGRKANKSLKIGICGEHGGDPASVKLCHRLGLDYVSCSPYRIPVARLAAAQAAIEATQTKKEFKDV
- a CDS encoding oxaloacetate decarboxylase, translating into MNQPRARLREMLASGNLIVAPFVFDCLQAKLAASAGFDAVYMTGFGTAAARGYPDLGLLTMTEMVANARAISQAVDVPVICDADTGYGNPLNVWRTVREYEDAGASALHIEDQVFPKRCGFLAGKQVIAMDAMAPKVRAACDARRDRDLVIIARTDALQVNGWDDVERRARAYRAAGADLIFVDGIKTLDDLRLYAEKIGDLPLVYNGDLLPLDELKKYPFKLTIHIGTMLAAFDTMRSLMIELKRTGQLSVGTKSNVFGDFVRLMGVDEYQALEKKYAE